Proteins encoded within one genomic window of Ctenopharyngodon idella isolate HZGC_01 chromosome 6, HZGC01, whole genome shotgun sequence:
- the im:7151449 gene encoding complement decay-accelerating factor isoform X3 codes for MTSVKAWPLLLLQVSLVSMGKDCPFPVLNGKIILSSESRQRNKFPDNSNVFVECVRGHEIEEGSNVIICTDGKWSDPELKCKKKDCGLPKVLPHMTYSMPDGTLFGARIKPICERGYDLQGSSYMHCLAFGWSGSPNCTLIICDEPDPIEHGKFSMPRNIIHFDDVIEYSCDDNYTLVGDRSITCGQYGEYSSPPPQCQVTITPTTASTTTNKATTTATATTTATATTTATDTTASTDKTTATATTTATDTTASTDKTTATATTASTASAKTHSNERTVDELFTPSQIHTVLIISICIICIICIICIVRYYNKQRGSYNTGEGLRTKEELMLYQSL; via the exons ATGACAAGTGTGAAGGCTTGGCCACTGCTTCTACTGCAGGTTTCTCTAGTCTCTATGGGGAAAG ATTGCCCGTTTCCTGTTTTGAATggcaaaattattttgtcttcGGAATCCAGACAGAGGAATAAGTTCCCAGATAATTCAAACGTGTTTGTGGAGTGTGTTAGAGGGCACGAGATCGAGGAAGGTTCAAATGTAATCATCTGCACGGATGGGAAATGGAGTGATCCggaattaaaatgcaaaa AGAAAGACTGTGGATTACCTAAAGTTTTACCACATATGACCTACTCCATGCCAGATGGAACGTTGTTTGGTGCCCGCATAAAACCCATATGTGAGAGGGG ATATGACCTGCAAGGATCAAGTTACATGCATTGTCTTGCATTTGGCTGGAGCGGAAGTCCTAATTGTACTT TGATAATATGTGATGAGCCAGATCCAATTGAACATGGAAAGTTCTCAATGCCCAGGAACattattcattttgatgatGTCATTGAATATTCCTGCGACGATAACTACACCCTCGTTGGAGACAGATCTATTACATGTGGGCAATATGGGGAATATAGTTCACCACCTCCACAATGCCAAG tCACCATAACACCAACAACAGCAAGCACTACCACAAACAAAGCCACAACAACAGCCACAGCCACAACAACAGCTACAGCCACAACAACAGCTACAGACACAACAGCATCTACAGACAAAACAACAGCTACAGCCACAACAACAGCTACAGACACAACAGCATCTACAGACAAAACAACAGCTACAG CCACAACAGCATCTACAGCCTCAgccaaaacacattcaaatg AAAGAACTGTAGATGAGCTCTTCACTCCTTCACAGA TCCACACAGTCCTCATAATTTCCATATGTATCATATGTATCATATGTATCATATGTATCGTACGTTATTACAATAAACAGAGAGG TTCATACAATACTGGCGAAGGACTGAGGACAAAAGAAGAGTTAATGCTATATCAAAGTCTGTAA
- the im:7151449 gene encoding complement decay-accelerating factor isoform X2: protein MTSVKAWPLLLLQVSLVSMGKDCPFPVLNGKIILSSESRQRNKFPDNSNVFVECVRGHEIEEGSNVIICTDGKWSDPELKCKKKDCGLPKVLPHMTYSMPDGTLFGARIKPICERGYDLQGSSYMHCLAFGWSGSPNCTLIICDEPDPIEHGKFSMPRNIIHFDDVIEYSCDDNYTLVGDRSITCGQYGEYSSPPPQCQVTITPTTASTTTNKATTTATATTTATATTTATDTTASTDKTTATATTTATDTTASTDKTTATDTTASTDKTTATATTASTASAKTHSNERTVDELFTPSQIHTVLIISICIICIICIICIVRYYNKQRGANNRTAPLF from the exons ATGACAAGTGTGAAGGCTTGGCCACTGCTTCTACTGCAGGTTTCTCTAGTCTCTATGGGGAAAG ATTGCCCGTTTCCTGTTTTGAATggcaaaattattttgtcttcGGAATCCAGACAGAGGAATAAGTTCCCAGATAATTCAAACGTGTTTGTGGAGTGTGTTAGAGGGCACGAGATCGAGGAAGGTTCAAATGTAATCATCTGCACGGATGGGAAATGGAGTGATCCggaattaaaatgcaaaa AGAAAGACTGTGGATTACCTAAAGTTTTACCACATATGACCTACTCCATGCCAGATGGAACGTTGTTTGGTGCCCGCATAAAACCCATATGTGAGAGGGG ATATGACCTGCAAGGATCAAGTTACATGCATTGTCTTGCATTTGGCTGGAGCGGAAGTCCTAATTGTACTT TGATAATATGTGATGAGCCAGATCCAATTGAACATGGAAAGTTCTCAATGCCCAGGAACattattcattttgatgatGTCATTGAATATTCCTGCGACGATAACTACACCCTCGTTGGAGACAGATCTATTACATGTGGGCAATATGGGGAATATAGTTCACCACCTCCACAATGCCAAG tCACCATAACACCAACAACAGCAAGCACTACCACAAACAAAGCCACAACAACAGCCACAGCCACAACAACAGCTACAGCCACAACAACAGCTACAGACACAACAGCATCTACAGACAAAACAACAGCTACAGCCACAACAACAGCTACAGACACAACAGCATCTACAGACAAAACAACAGCTACAGACACAACAGCATCTACAGACAAAACAACAGCTACAGCCACAACAGCATCTACAGCCTCAgccaaaacacattcaaatg AAAGAACTGTAGATGAGCTCTTCACTCCTTCACAGA TCCACACAGTCCTCATAATTTCCATATGTATCATATGTATCATATGTATCATATGTATCGTACGTTATTACAATAAACAGAGAGG GGCAAACAATCGGACGGCTCCTTTGTTCTAG
- the im:7151449 gene encoding complement decay-accelerating factor isoform X1, with the protein MTSVKAWPLLLLQVSLVSMGKDCPFPVLNGKIILSSESRQRNKFPDNSNVFVECVRGHEIEEGSNVIICTDGKWSDPELKCKKKDCGLPKVLPHMTYSMPDGTLFGARIKPICERGYDLQGSSYMHCLAFGWSGSPNCTLIICDEPDPIEHGKFSMPRNIIHFDDVIEYSCDDNYTLVGDRSITCGQYGEYSSPPPQCQVTITPTTASTTTNKATTTATATTTATATTTATDTTASTDKTTATATTTATDTTASTDKTTATDTTASTDKTTATATTASTASAKTHSNERTVDELFTPSQIHTVLIISICIICIICIICIVRYYNKQRGSYNTGEGLRTKEELMLYQSL; encoded by the exons ATGACAAGTGTGAAGGCTTGGCCACTGCTTCTACTGCAGGTTTCTCTAGTCTCTATGGGGAAAG ATTGCCCGTTTCCTGTTTTGAATggcaaaattattttgtcttcGGAATCCAGACAGAGGAATAAGTTCCCAGATAATTCAAACGTGTTTGTGGAGTGTGTTAGAGGGCACGAGATCGAGGAAGGTTCAAATGTAATCATCTGCACGGATGGGAAATGGAGTGATCCggaattaaaatgcaaaa AGAAAGACTGTGGATTACCTAAAGTTTTACCACATATGACCTACTCCATGCCAGATGGAACGTTGTTTGGTGCCCGCATAAAACCCATATGTGAGAGGGG ATATGACCTGCAAGGATCAAGTTACATGCATTGTCTTGCATTTGGCTGGAGCGGAAGTCCTAATTGTACTT TGATAATATGTGATGAGCCAGATCCAATTGAACATGGAAAGTTCTCAATGCCCAGGAACattattcattttgatgatGTCATTGAATATTCCTGCGACGATAACTACACCCTCGTTGGAGACAGATCTATTACATGTGGGCAATATGGGGAATATAGTTCACCACCTCCACAATGCCAAG tCACCATAACACCAACAACAGCAAGCACTACCACAAACAAAGCCACAACAACAGCCACAGCCACAACAACAGCTACAGCCACAACAACAGCTACAGACACAACAGCATCTACAGACAAAACAACAGCTACAGCCACAACAACAGCTACAGACACAACAGCATCTACAGACAAAACAACAGCTACAGACACAACAGCATCTACAGACAAAACAACAGCTACAGCCACAACAGCATCTACAGCCTCAgccaaaacacattcaaatg AAAGAACTGTAGATGAGCTCTTCACTCCTTCACAGA TCCACACAGTCCTCATAATTTCCATATGTATCATATGTATCATATGTATCATATGTATCGTACGTTATTACAATAAACAGAGAGG TTCATACAATACTGGCGAAGGACTGAGGACAAAAGAAGAGTTAATGCTATATCAAAGTCTGTAA
- the im:7151449 gene encoding complement decay-accelerating factor isoform X4, producing MTSVKAWPLLLLQVSLVSMGKDCPFPVLNGKIILSSESRQRNKFPDNSNVFVECVRGHEIEEGSNVIICTDGKWSDPELKCKKKDCGLPKVLPHMTYSMPDGTLFGARIKPICERGYDLQGSSYMHCLAFGWSGSPNCTLIICDEPDPIEHGKFSMPRNIIHFDDVIEYSCDDNYTLVGDRSITCGQYGEYSSPPPQCQVTITPTTASTTTNKATTTATATTTATATTTATDTTASTDKTTATATTTATDTTASTDKTTATATTASTASAKTHSNERTVDELFTPSQIHTVLIISICIICIICIICIVRYYNKQRGANNRTAPLF from the exons ATGACAAGTGTGAAGGCTTGGCCACTGCTTCTACTGCAGGTTTCTCTAGTCTCTATGGGGAAAG ATTGCCCGTTTCCTGTTTTGAATggcaaaattattttgtcttcGGAATCCAGACAGAGGAATAAGTTCCCAGATAATTCAAACGTGTTTGTGGAGTGTGTTAGAGGGCACGAGATCGAGGAAGGTTCAAATGTAATCATCTGCACGGATGGGAAATGGAGTGATCCggaattaaaatgcaaaa AGAAAGACTGTGGATTACCTAAAGTTTTACCACATATGACCTACTCCATGCCAGATGGAACGTTGTTTGGTGCCCGCATAAAACCCATATGTGAGAGGGG ATATGACCTGCAAGGATCAAGTTACATGCATTGTCTTGCATTTGGCTGGAGCGGAAGTCCTAATTGTACTT TGATAATATGTGATGAGCCAGATCCAATTGAACATGGAAAGTTCTCAATGCCCAGGAACattattcattttgatgatGTCATTGAATATTCCTGCGACGATAACTACACCCTCGTTGGAGACAGATCTATTACATGTGGGCAATATGGGGAATATAGTTCACCACCTCCACAATGCCAAG tCACCATAACACCAACAACAGCAAGCACTACCACAAACAAAGCCACAACAACAGCCACAGCCACAACAACAGCTACAGCCACAACAACAGCTACAGACACAACAGCATCTACAGACAAAACAACAGCTACAGCCACAACAACAGCTACAGACACAACAGCATCTACAGACAAAACAACAGCTACAG CCACAACAGCATCTACAGCCTCAgccaaaacacattcaaatg AAAGAACTGTAGATGAGCTCTTCACTCCTTCACAGA TCCACACAGTCCTCATAATTTCCATATGTATCATATGTATCATATGTATCATATGTATCGTACGTTATTACAATAAACAGAGAGG GGCAAACAATCGGACGGCTCCTTTGTTCTAG